The Polypterus senegalus isolate Bchr_013 chromosome 1, ASM1683550v1, whole genome shotgun sequence genome includes a window with the following:
- the slc25a28 gene encoding mitoferrin-2 isoform X2, which produces MWLMLSKKDCPFKMRISHGTAGCVATLLHDAAMNPAEVVKQRMQMFNSPYRSVLDCMRAVWQKEGPGAFYRSYTTQLTMNVPFQALHFMAYEYLQELLNPHRQYKPSTHMISGALAGALAAAATTPLDVCKTLLNTQESLALNSLNMNGHISGLAHAFRTVYRLGGIPAYFKGVQARVIYQMPSTAISWSVYEFFKYFITKHQHEKRKAL; this is translated from the exons GTACTGCTGGGTGTGTAGCTACATTACTTCATGATGCTGCAATGAATCCAGCTGAAG TGGTGAAGCAGAGAATGCAGATGTTCAACTCTCCTTACCGCAGCGTTTTAGACTGTATGAGAGCGGTATGGCAGAAGGAAGGCCCAGGGGCTTTCTATCGCAGCTACACTACACAACTCACCATGAATGTCCCTTTCCAAGCCCTGCATTTCATGGCCTACGAGTATCTACAAGAATTGCTCAATCCTCATAGACAGTATAAACCTTCTACACACATGATATCAGGAGCACTTGCAGGAGCACTGGCAGCAGCAGCTACTACTCCACTGGACGTTTGCAAGACGCTGCTGAATACACAGGAATCGCTGGCTCTGAACTCCCTCAACATGAATGGACATATCTCGGGTCTGGCCCATGCTTTTCGGACTGTCTACAGGCTGGGTGGTATTCCTGCATATTTCAAGGGAGTACAGGCTAGGGTCATCTACCAGATGCCTTCAACAGCTATCTCCTGGTCAGTCTATgagttctttaaatattttattaccaAACACcagcatgaaaaaagaaaagcactctAA